The following coding sequences lie in one Flagellimonas eckloniae genomic window:
- a CDS encoding gliding motility-associated C-terminal domain-containing protein, producing the protein MAQIKKYPITFLLVPFFLVATSFKPVFNNNNPKTTSIHRASIKESSNNSTAFYAPIIGLVKQGVLNPGGAGIQPCTTIDYTYYVTNESTNGESFEAVTLSDPSVGIFNINLNNNIGDINTDNFLDDGEVWIFTISYTITSEERVAGEVRAEQATVSASSNIGGITDDSHPSNPLGDGDEIIDISECQPRVSLIKTGLLDPAGFVPCTTIEYSFSVANESLGPEEFQNIQIDDPILGPGSINGPIFDNGGDGKLSPGEAWEFTALYTIQQDDLQQGEVQNQAEIEVEIDATGDIITDFSHPSDSQSDDFTIIDIASCQNPVVEMLLNAAALPVDTDADTCPDAIDYIYTVLNSGNVDVNITSLIDDLNNVISLPNPNNGDADSDNQLDIGEEWIYTARYDIDQTDIDNSPLENQATLTSEIVGSLTQVPDELSHETDFTSAGLTSVDVSGTCADTAAIGLTKEDTSLIDDDGDGCNDAIQYTFRVSNEGNIDLNNIVLNDDLQQLGNNVPGPFSESISTDGILQVNEVWEYRAIYDITEMDVIGVNVTGQAQVFADPAPGVTITDFSHHTLFDDDADTVTNVSGTCYDTVEVGVTKSFVQTIDFDANGCDDQIEYTFTIHNLGGMDLNITNLHDDQLNDITAGPFNESINVNGVLDIGETWQYDGIGIYNITEPDATLGSVTGRARVTAQPVGIAVFIMDESHPIDETDVGDTVVNIPGACADGPSIAVTRVLQMMDTDTDGCNDQIDFTIRVSNPGGLDLNSVVLTDDQLPSPVVGPDTESINTNGILEVGEEWTYTSSYDISQTDIDGGDVFSKAVVDALSVVGNFPVQDFSHPTDPADDADNEILFSGACDDTVGVSIVRSTTLEDGGGDTCMDRIAITIEVTNTGNAPLDNVVVNDDLLINPPALFSNGNGDTILDSGETWEYTGSYNLDQADIDGINVISGADVRAQHIGSTFQVVDDSHPSSPNLDQDNDNDVSGACADTAEITLTRTHSLSDSDTDNCPDTIDFTIVVTNTGQVGLDTVVLTDDQLPSPVIGPNDESINTNGILEVGEEWTYTGSYNITPENIANTPLISDATVIAEPLGSTFQVSDNDQNNIDLSSACASFSAAVSVTLLDSFSDSNNDGCDDRIIYTYTVSNIGSADLGQILLTDDLGNTITAPTPNPGDLDNDNEIDQMEDWVFTATYFITQTDIDNSPQHRINQASVLAEPIGSTTDVTSDSNTTNTDVSSACLNDTASIGLIKTASLFDSDDDNCNDSVLYFFTVENLGNIALENILLEDFFFGITLTEPNSRNPNEDEILDIGEQWNYNLVRPIVQEDIDRTFVENQAMVTAYRTDLPDTFITDFSHQSTYTMDDPTRISVIGACINTSAGIGLVKAGVLFDSNEDGCLESIRYTFRIANLGNQPLTGLLLRDDLFENPIEGPLSGDDNDNDILEVDEEWTYTVVYGITQEDLNIGFVENQATITANVVEQENFIVNDISDSDLFTRDNLTRVSVIEACLGGTIGDSDFKIFTGITPNGDGVNDFFRIRSIENFPDNSLKIYNRWGVLVYEAEEYGSANNLFSGNSFGRATVAEDRSLPTGTYFYILTFSSNNPGKESYSGYLYINRD; encoded by the coding sequence ATGGCGCAAATAAAAAAATATCCCATTACATTTTTGCTTGTCCCGTTTTTTTTAGTTGCTACAAGTTTTAAGCCTGTGTTCAATAATAACAATCCCAAAACTACATCGATACATCGTGCATCCATAAAGGAATCAAGTAACAATTCTACAGCTTTTTATGCCCCAATAATTGGTTTGGTTAAGCAAGGAGTGTTAAATCCTGGTGGAGCCGGAATCCAACCCTGCACAACTATTGATTATACCTATTACGTAACCAACGAAAGTACAAACGGGGAATCTTTTGAAGCTGTCACCTTGAGTGATCCATCAGTGGGAATTTTTAATATCAATTTAAATAATAATATTGGTGACATCAACACCGATAATTTTCTGGATGATGGTGAGGTATGGATATTCACTATTTCTTATACCATTACGTCAGAGGAAAGAGTTGCCGGTGAAGTGAGAGCAGAACAAGCAACCGTAAGTGCAAGCTCAAATATTGGAGGCATAACTGACGATTCGCACCCAAGCAATCCTCTTGGAGATGGAGACGAAATAATTGATATTAGTGAATGTCAACCCAGGGTTTCACTTATCAAGACCGGGCTATTGGACCCCGCAGGTTTTGTGCCTTGTACTACCATCGAATATTCTTTTTCTGTCGCCAATGAAAGTTTGGGACCAGAGGAATTTCAAAACATACAAATTGATGACCCAATACTGGGTCCCGGTTCCATTAATGGGCCCATCTTTGATAATGGAGGTGATGGTAAACTTAGTCCTGGGGAAGCTTGGGAATTCACCGCACTTTATACCATCCAGCAAGATGATCTACAACAAGGAGAAGTACAGAACCAAGCTGAAATAGAGGTGGAAATCGATGCGACAGGAGATATCATTACTGATTTTTCACATCCAAGCGATTCCCAATCCGATGATTTTACCATAATTGACATAGCTTCATGTCAAAATCCTGTGGTTGAAATGCTATTGAACGCGGCGGCCCTACCCGTAGATACCGACGCAGACACTTGTCCTGATGCAATTGATTACATCTATACCGTTCTCAATTCAGGAAATGTAGATGTGAACATAACATCTTTAATCGATGATCTTAACAATGTGATAAGCTTACCCAACCCGAATAATGGCGATGCTGATAGTGATAACCAGCTTGATATTGGGGAAGAATGGATTTACACAGCCAGATATGATATTGACCAAACTGATATTGACAACTCTCCCTTGGAAAACCAAGCTACCCTTACCAGTGAAATTGTTGGATCACTTACGCAGGTTCCTGACGAACTGTCCCATGAAACAGATTTCACCTCGGCAGGACTAACTTCTGTGGATGTCTCCGGGACCTGTGCAGATACTGCTGCTATTGGGCTTACTAAGGAGGACACAAGTCTAATAGATGATGATGGAGATGGTTGTAATGATGCTATACAGTACACCTTTAGAGTGTCGAATGAGGGTAATATTGACCTGAATAATATAGTGCTTAACGATGATCTACAACAATTGGGCAATAATGTTCCGGGGCCATTCTCAGAAAGTATAAGTACCGATGGTATATTACAAGTAAACGAAGTTTGGGAATACAGAGCCATCTATGATATCACCGAAATGGATGTTATTGGAGTTAATGTAACAGGACAAGCACAGGTATTTGCAGATCCTGCTCCTGGGGTTACCATCACGGATTTTTCCCACCATACCCTTTTTGATGATGACGCTGACACCGTAACGAATGTTTCAGGAACTTGCTATGATACTGTTGAAGTTGGAGTCACCAAATCTTTTGTTCAAACCATTGATTTCGATGCAAACGGCTGTGACGATCAAATAGAATATACATTCACCATACATAATCTTGGAGGTATGGATCTTAACATTACGAATCTGCATGATGATCAACTTAATGATATTACTGCTGGACCATTTAATGAAAGCATAAATGTAAATGGTGTTTTGGACATTGGTGAAACTTGGCAATATGATGGAATTGGTATTTATAACATCACTGAACCGGACGCAACACTTGGAAGTGTAACAGGGCGAGCAAGGGTCACGGCACAACCTGTTGGTATAGCAGTTTTTATCATGGATGAATCCCATCCCATTGACGAAACCGATGTCGGCGACACCGTTGTCAATATTCCAGGGGCCTGTGCCGATGGTCCATCCATCGCGGTAACTCGAGTCCTGCAAATGATGGACACCGATACGGATGGCTGCAACGACCAAATCGATTTCACTATACGAGTATCGAATCCTGGAGGTTTGGATTTGAATTCGGTGGTACTCACGGATGACCAATTGCCCAGCCCAGTAGTTGGGCCGGATACCGAAAGCATCAACACTAATGGCATCTTAGAGGTGGGTGAAGAATGGACCTATACCAGTTCCTATGACATAAGCCAAACAGATATTGATGGTGGCGATGTTTTTAGCAAGGCTGTTGTAGATGCACTGTCCGTTGTGGGGAACTTTCCAGTACAGGATTTTTCCCATCCAACAGACCCAGCAGATGATGCTGACAATGAAATTCTTTTTTCAGGTGCCTGTGACGATACCGTAGGTGTTTCGATAGTAAGAAGTACCACTTTAGAAGATGGTGGTGGCGACACTTGCATGGATCGCATAGCCATAACCATTGAAGTGACCAACACAGGAAATGCGCCTCTGGACAATGTTGTGGTTAATGATGATCTGTTAATCAACCCTCCTGCCCTTTTTTCAAATGGAAACGGAGATACTATTCTGGACAGCGGTGAAACTTGGGAGTATACTGGGAGTTATAATCTTGACCAAGCAGATATTGATGGAATAAATGTGATTAGCGGAGCTGATGTCAGGGCACAACATATAGGTAGCACCTTTCAAGTAGTGGATGATTCGCACCCCTCCTCTCCTAACTTAGATCAGGACAACGATAATGATGTCTCTGGGGCCTGTGCGGACACTGCCGAAATCACCTTGACCAGGACCCACAGTCTCTCGGACAGCGATACGGACAACTGCCCGGATACCATCGACTTCACAATCGTAGTCACCAACACTGGACAAGTAGGTCTGGACACCGTTGTACTCACGGACGACCAATTGCCAAGCCCAGTGATCGGGCCAAACGACGAAAGCATCAATACCAATGGTATTTTAGAGGTAGGTGAAGAATGGACCTATACCGGTTCCTACAATATTACACCAGAGAATATCGCCAATACCCCCTTGATTAGTGATGCAACGGTTATTGCGGAACCTTTGGGCAGTACCTTCCAGGTTTCAGACAATGATCAAAATAACATAGACCTCTCCAGTGCCTGTGCTAGTTTTTCTGCGGCTGTATCCGTAACTCTTTTAGATTCCTTTTCAGATAGCAACAATGATGGATGCGATGATAGGATAATTTACACCTATACGGTTAGCAACATTGGCAGTGCAGATTTGGGTCAGATTTTGCTGACAGACGATTTGGGCAATACTATTACTGCCCCTACTCCTAACCCGGGTGATCTTGATAACGACAACGAAATAGACCAGATGGAAGATTGGGTTTTTACTGCCACCTACTTTATAACCCAGACTGATATTGATAACTCTCCCCAACATCGAATCAATCAAGCAAGTGTTTTAGCGGAACCCATTGGGAGCACTACTGATGTGACTTCCGATTCTAACACTACCAACACAGATGTATCAAGCGCATGCCTCAATGACACGGCTTCTATAGGATTGATAAAAACGGCTAGTCTATTTGATTCTGATGATGACAATTGCAACGATTCAGTCCTTTATTTCTTCACTGTTGAGAACTTAGGGAACATTGCTCTTGAAAATATTCTTTTAGAGGATTTCTTTTTTGGCATTACCCTTACGGAACCTAATAGCCGTAACCCCAATGAAGATGAAATTTTGGATATTGGAGAACAATGGAATTATAATCTGGTGCGTCCCATAGTCCAAGAAGATATTGATAGGACCTTTGTAGAAAATCAGGCCATGGTCACTGCCTACCGTACCGATTTGCCAGATACTTTTATTACGGATTTTTCACATCAAAGTACATATACCATGGATGACCCAACACGCATATCCGTTATTGGAGCTTGTATCAATACTTCCGCCGGAATAGGGTTGGTGAAAGCAGGAGTACTTTTTGATTCAAATGAAGATGGTTGCCTGGAGAGTATTCGATATACATTTAGAATAGCCAATTTAGGAAATCAGCCCTTGACCGGGTTACTCCTGCGTGATGATCTTTTTGAAAACCCGATAGAGGGGCCTCTTTCCGGTGATGACAATGACAACGACATCCTGGAGGTCGATGAAGAATGGACATACACCGTTGTTTATGGAATAACCCAAGAAGACTTAAATATAGGGTTCGTTGAAAATCAGGCCACAATAACCGCAAATGTAGTAGAGCAAGAAAATTTTATTGTCAACGACATTTCCGACAGTGATTTATTTACCAGAGATAATCTTACTAGGGTATCAGTCATAGAAGCTTGCTTAGGAGGCACCATTGGTGATTCTGATTTTAAAATCTTTACCGGAATAACTCCAAATGGTGATGGTGTCAATGATTTTTTCAGAATTAGAAGTATAGAAAACTTTCCAGATAATAGCTTGAAAATCTATAATAGATGGGGAGTGTTGGTATATGAAGCTGAAGAGTATGGAAGTGCCAATAATCTTTTTTCAGGTAATTCTTTTGGTAGGGCAACCGTTGCTGAAGACAGATCATTACCTACTGGTACCTATTTCTATATTTTAACATTTTCATCAAACAATCCGGGTAAAGAAAGTTATTCCGGCTATCTATATATTAACAGGGATTAG
- a CDS encoding type IX secretion system membrane protein PorP/SprF: MSNLQDLAKRKPYMQKKKAVIMIMHVFAGLYCIGQQDSQYTQYMYNTQVINPAYAGSRETLSLGMLARSQWVGLEGSPRTLTFTANAPIGLYNSMGLGLSIVHDEIGPAVESNITVDYSYTIDVSQTGKLSFGLKGGVDLLDVNFNKLSVFDPNDPNFQNNIDQKLQPQVGAGLYFKTERFYAGMSVPNFLNSKHFDESGFQNGDTNSIAVERLHYFLILGHVFDLNRNLKFKPATLVKTVSGAPLQLDLSANFMFKEKFVFGASYRWDASISAMLGFQFSNSIFAGLAYDYQSTDIEAYSDGSYEVFLRFDIFHKSDRIMIPRFF; encoded by the coding sequence ATGAGCAACCTACAAGACCTGGCCAAGAGAAAACCATATATGCAGAAAAAGAAAGCGGTAATCATGATAATGCATGTTTTTGCAGGCTTATATTGTATTGGTCAACAAGACTCCCAGTATACCCAATATATGTACAATACCCAGGTGATAAATCCAGCCTATGCTGGGTCTAGGGAAACGCTTAGTCTCGGAATGTTGGCACGTAGCCAGTGGGTAGGGCTTGAGGGTTCTCCACGTACACTGACTTTTACAGCAAATGCTCCCATAGGTTTGTACAATAGCATGGGGTTAGGGTTGTCCATTGTCCACGATGAAATTGGTCCAGCTGTAGAGTCAAATATAACAGTTGACTACTCGTACACCATTGACGTTTCCCAAACCGGTAAATTATCTTTTGGTTTAAAAGGTGGAGTTGATTTATTGGATGTTAATTTTAATAAATTAAGTGTATTTGATCCCAACGACCCCAATTTCCAAAATAACATAGATCAAAAATTACAACCCCAAGTTGGAGCGGGTCTATATTTTAAGACTGAAAGATTTTATGCTGGAATGTCAGTTCCCAACTTTTTAAACTCCAAACATTTTGATGAAAGTGGATTTCAAAATGGAGACACCAATAGTATAGCAGTAGAAAGGCTTCACTATTTTCTTATTCTTGGACATGTTTTTGATTTAAATAGGAATCTAAAGTTTAAACCCGCAACCTTGGTCAAAACTGTTAGTGGCGCTCCACTGCAATTGGATCTCTCAGCTAACTTTATGTTTAAGGAAAAGTTTGTCTTTGGAGCATCCTATAGATGGGATGCCTCTATCAGTGCCATGTTAGGTTTCCAATTTTCAAATTCAATTTTTGCTGGATTGGCATATGATTACCAATCAACGGATATTGAAGCATATAGTGATGGATCATATGAGGTTTTTTTACGATTCGACATCTTTCACAAATCAGACAGGATTATGATTCCTAGATTCTTTTAA
- a CDS encoding OmpA family protein, with product MSKYKILIAAVVFLIVYAMQGQKSKVKKANEEFDEYAYIDARKIYLKVVDAGYESAQVFKKLGDTYYFNGEYGEAVKWYKNLMEKYSKTMEPIYYYRAAQSFKSIGEYYLSKKLMGEFSSRSANTNLARNFVRDYPALDSLVDFESKTFEIENVTNDLYSSDFGPSFFGDKLVYASSSESTQGDKIHEWNGIPYLNLYEATIDEEGKLSKPTPLKGAINSPLHESSAVFTNDGRIMYFTRNNYINGKKKKTKEKFISLKIYKAIKQEDGSWGDIKELPFNSDSYSVAHPALSPDEERLYFSSDMPGSYGESDIWYVNLTGNFLYSTPINMGAKINTEARETFPYISKNNNLYFSSDGHLSLGGLDIFAISLEENGDFKQVTNLKQPINTNKDDFGFIINEEKQIGYLSSNRDGNAGSVSDDIYRIWEKCGIINIEGVIADAKTGNPINRSLVTLLDENNTIVSQVDTDSIGQYKFEGLVDCGKQYAIRGENNSEEYNPTEKTITTPRGSHNLTINIELVPPDCPVEDLGCRLNLQPIYFDYGKYKIRPDAEIELAKIFQAMKEYPQLKIHIESHTDSKSSYSFNLNLSEKRAWTTMQWLINKGIDGGRLTYKGYGETQLLNECSNGVRCSDEQHQLNRRSMFIIQK from the coding sequence ATGAGTAAGTATAAAATATTGATAGCTGCAGTAGTGTTCCTGATAGTCTATGCAATGCAGGGTCAAAAAAGTAAGGTAAAAAAAGCCAATGAAGAATTTGATGAATATGCCTATATCGATGCCCGGAAAATATACCTTAAGGTAGTAGATGCTGGCTATGAATCGGCTCAAGTATTCAAAAAATTAGGAGATACCTACTATTTTAACGGTGAGTACGGAGAAGCTGTGAAATGGTATAAAAACTTAATGGAAAAATATTCAAAAACCATGGAACCTATATATTACTACCGGGCAGCGCAAAGCTTTAAAAGTATTGGCGAATATTATCTGTCAAAGAAATTAATGGGTGAGTTTTCCTCCCGATCAGCCAATACAAACTTGGCCAGGAATTTTGTGCGGGATTATCCCGCCTTGGACAGTCTTGTTGATTTTGAGTCTAAAACATTTGAGATAGAAAACGTGACAAATGATTTGTACAGTTCAGATTTTGGGCCATCCTTTTTTGGAGATAAACTTGTCTATGCTTCCTCATCTGAAAGTACCCAAGGAGATAAAATTCATGAATGGAACGGAATCCCTTATTTAAATTTATATGAGGCCACAATTGATGAAGAAGGGAAATTATCCAAACCTACACCATTAAAAGGAGCTATTAATTCTCCCTTACACGAGTCTTCTGCAGTATTTACCAATGATGGCAGGATCATGTATTTTACTAGAAACAACTATATCAACGGAAAGAAAAAAAAGACTAAGGAAAAATTCATAAGCCTTAAAATATATAAAGCGATAAAACAAGAGGATGGTTCTTGGGGAGACATTAAAGAGTTACCCTTCAACAGTGATTCGTATTCCGTTGCCCATCCAGCCTTAAGTCCAGATGAAGAACGCCTATATTTCTCATCAGATATGCCAGGTTCTTATGGCGAATCGGACATCTGGTATGTAAACCTTACTGGGAATTTCTTGTATAGCACCCCAATAAATATGGGGGCCAAAATTAATACAGAGGCACGAGAAACTTTTCCCTACATCAGTAAAAACAACAACCTCTATTTTTCCAGTGATGGTCACCTTAGTTTAGGGGGGCTGGACATTTTTGCAATTTCCTTGGAGGAAAACGGCGATTTTAAACAGGTTACTAATTTAAAACAGCCAATAAACACAAATAAGGATGATTTTGGATTTATTATAAACGAAGAAAAGCAAATTGGATATCTTTCTTCGAATCGTGATGGAAATGCCGGTAGTGTTTCCGATGATATTTATCGAATTTGGGAAAAATGTGGGATAATTAATATTGAAGGGGTGATTGCCGATGCTAAAACCGGTAACCCAATAAATAGGTCTTTGGTCACCCTACTAGATGAAAACAATACTATAGTATCCCAGGTAGATACGGATTCTATTGGTCAATACAAATTTGAAGGACTTGTGGATTGTGGCAAACAATACGCTATTAGGGGTGAAAATAACAGTGAAGAATACAATCCCACGGAAAAAACAATTACCACTCCTCGTGGATCACATAATCTAACCATAAACATTGAATTGGTTCCACCAGATTGTCCTGTTGAAGACCTTGGGTGTAGATTAAATCTGCAACCTATTTATTTTGACTATGGTAAATACAAAATACGTCCAGATGCAGAGATTGAATTAGCTAAGATTTTTCAAGCCATGAAAGAATATCCACAACTGAAAATTCATATCGAGTCTCACACAGATTCCAAGTCCAGCTATAGTTTTAATCTGAATCTATCAGAAAAAAGAGCTTGGACCACAATGCAGTGGTTAATAAACAAGGGTATAGATGGCGGCAGACTTACATATAAAGGCTATGGGGAAACCCAGTTGTTGAATGAATGCTCGAATGGGGTAAGATGTTCAGATGAACAACATCAGTTGAATAGAAGATCAATGTTTATAATTCAAAAATAA
- a CDS encoding lipopolysaccharide biosynthesis protein encodes MGIVLKQSLKNITITYLGFAFGAINTLFLYTQILPDEYYGLVTFILASGTILMPLLAFGVHNTMVKFYSNYKDTEKDGFLTLMLITPLLGILPVAILTFLFYEQIGDLVSTVNPMVKEYVWYVFLVGLSMAYFEVFYAWCKVHLKSVFGNFMKEVFGRVGVSILLLLLYFEVITLDVFFKFLVGLYLLRTVIVKIYAYSIRFPKVDFKFPSNTKEILGYSFLIILGGSAAIILLEIDKVMINQFIKIENVAYYGVATYIAMVIIVPSRAMHQITYPLTAELLNSGNHFELETLYRKTSLTLFIASGILFVLIILNIDDLYLLLPESYRDGFPIIFLIGLAKVFDSLLGNNNSILYNSQYYKTVLVFGICLALLTILLNFFLIPQFGLEGAALASFISIFIFNLAKLVFVKLKFGFLPFSKATIKVLVTLILVSVLFHLLQFSFHPIINIVLKSIFIVVMYLGILYRFEISEDITGVLSKWLKKREE; translated from the coding sequence ATGGGAATCGTCTTAAAGCAATCACTAAAAAACATTACAATAACCTATTTGGGGTTTGCTTTTGGAGCGATAAACACACTTTTTTTATACACCCAAATATTACCGGATGAATACTATGGGCTGGTCACTTTTATATTGGCTTCAGGTACCATTCTGATGCCCCTGCTGGCTTTTGGAGTCCATAATACCATGGTCAAGTTTTATAGTAATTATAAGGACACCGAAAAGGACGGATTTCTAACTTTAATGTTGATTACACCGTTACTTGGCATTTTACCAGTGGCAATACTAACTTTTCTATTTTATGAACAGATAGGTGATTTGGTTTCTACGGTTAACCCCATGGTCAAGGAATATGTTTGGTACGTCTTTTTGGTAGGATTGTCCATGGCCTATTTTGAAGTATTTTATGCATGGTGTAAAGTGCATTTAAAATCAGTTTTCGGAAATTTTATGAAAGAGGTTTTTGGACGTGTTGGGGTTTCCATTTTATTGCTTCTATTATATTTTGAAGTGATTACGTTAGATGTATTCTTTAAATTCTTGGTAGGGCTTTACCTTTTGCGAACAGTCATTGTAAAAATATATGCCTATAGCATCCGGTTTCCTAAAGTAGATTTTAAGTTTCCATCAAATACCAAAGAAATACTAGGTTATAGTTTTTTAATCATCCTTGGAGGTTCCGCGGCGATAATTCTCTTGGAAATAGATAAAGTGATGATTAATCAATTCATAAAAATTGAGAATGTGGCATATTATGGAGTTGCCACTTACATTGCTATGGTCATCATAGTTCCATCTAGGGCAATGCATCAAATTACATATCCATTAACTGCGGAATTGCTGAATTCTGGGAACCATTTTGAATTGGAAACGCTGTACAGAAAGACATCACTTACACTTTTTATCGCTTCTGGAATTCTGTTCGTGTTGATTATTCTGAATATAGACGATTTATACTTATTGCTTCCAGAATCGTATAGAGATGGATTTCCCATTATTTTCCTTATAGGTTTGGCCAAGGTGTTTGATTCTCTTTTGGGAAATAATAACTCCATTTTGTACAATTCACAATACTATAAAACTGTACTTGTTTTTGGGATATGTCTGGCTTTGTTGACAATACTGCTGAACTTTTTTCTTATCCCACAGTTTGGATTGGAAGGTGCTGCTTTGGCCAGTTTTATTTCCATATTCATTTTTAATCTTGCAAAGCTGGTCTTTGTAAAATTAAAGTTTGGTTTTTTGCCCTTTTCAAAAGCAACAATAAAGGTTTTGGTCACTTTAATTTTGGTAAGTGTACTGTTTCACCTTTTACAGTTTTCATTTCATCCCATTATCAACATTGTTTTGAAATCGATATTTATTGTGGTCATGTATTTAGGGATTTTATATCGCTTTGAAATATCTGAAGATATTACAGGAGTACTTTCTAAATGGTTGAAAAAGAGAGAAGAATAA